DNA from Hwangdonia lutea:
TTGGTTGCCCCATCCATAGAGAAACCAATGGATTAGCCATGAGTTCACGCAACACACGACTAAAACCCGAATATAAAAAAGCCGCACCGTTTATCTATAAAACCTTAAAAACTGCCAAAGAAAAATTTGGCACAAAAAGTGCTAGTAAAATAACGGAATGGGTTGAAAAAGAGTTTGCTAATCACAACTTATTAAAACTAGAATATTTTATTATTGCAGACACCAAAACCTTAAAACCAGTAAAAAGAAAATCAAAAAAAAGTGTATATAGAGCGTTTATAGCCGTATATGCAGATGATATTAGACTTATAGATAATATCGCATTAAATTAATTATCTTTGCCGCATGCAAATTCAAGTAGTAAAATCTAAAATTCACAGAGTTAAATGCACGGGTGCAGAACTCAATTATATAGGCAGTATCACCATTGACGAAGATTTAATGGAAGCCGCCAACATTATACAGGGCGAAAAAGTCCAGATTGTAAATAACGATAACGGCGAGCGTTTAGAAACCTATTGTATTCCCGGACCGCGTAATAGTGGGGAAATCACTTTAAACGGAGCGGCCGCCAGAAAAGTATCGGTTGGCGACACCCTTATTTTAATCACTTATGCGTTTATGGATATTGAGGAAGCCAAAGTGTTTAAACCATCGCTTGTGTTTCCAGACGAAGCCACAAACTTGTTAAAGTAAACTTTGAATCAAAAGACAAAAAACATACTAAAAACTGCACTCCCATTATTATTGGGAGTTTTTTTAGTCTGGTTTGCGCTGTCTAAAGTTTCGGTTGAAGAATTACTGGTATACGCCAAAAATGCCGATTATACGTATATTATTTTAGGTATGTTTTTAGGACTTTTAAGTCATTTGTCCCGTGCCTACCGTTGGCGTTTTCAATTAGAACCCATGGGCTACAACATTAAATTGGGGAACAGCATTATGGCGGTTTTTGTTACCTATTTAATCAATTACACCATTCCCAGAGCCGGCGAAGTCGCTAGAGCATCATTGCTCACCAATTACGAAAGCGTACCTTTTGAAAAAGGTTTTGGTACCATCGTAGCCGAACGTATTGCCGATATGATTGTCATGTTGGGCATTATTACCCTAACGCTTTTTCTTGAGTTTGATTTTATCTATAATTTTTTAATTGAAAAATTCGACCCCATAAAGATTGTTATAGCATTGGTTGGACTCATTGTTTTAATGCTTGTTTTTTTCAGATATATAAAAAGAAGCCACTCTAAATTAGCATTGAAAATTAAAGCCTTTGTAAACGGACTAATTGAAGGCGCGTTAAGCATTTTCAAAATGGAAAAAAAATGGGCCTTTATTTTTCACACCTTGTTTATTTGGGGCATGTATGTACTTATGTTTTACGTTACTTCTTTTGCACTCGAAGAAACCAGTAATATCCCTTTAGCGGCCATATTAATTGGTTTTATTGCAGCCAGTTTTAGTATCGCGGCAACCAATGGTGGTATTGGTTCGTATCCGTTGGCTATATATGCGGCGTTTTCAATTTTCGGAATTGCCGAAGAGCCAAGTATTGCATTCGGGTGGATTATGTGGGCGTCTCAAACTCTAATGATTATTGTTTTTGGAGGCTTGTCGTTATTATATCTACCTATTTACAATAGAAGGAAATCGTTAAACGACAAATAGCATTTCAGACTTTTATCACACTCTTTTTTTAGTTGTAACATATTTCATACCTTGCCCCTATTAAATCTCAAATCATTTAAAATGAAACAACCAATCATTTTTTTATTAGCATTCTTCTGCATTACAAATACTTTTGATGCTCAAGTAAAATACGAAACTTTTGAGTCTTCAAAACTAGGCGAAACCCGCGAACTCAAAATACAACTCCCAAGAGGCTATAATTCAAATGAAGACAAAAACTACCCGTTGTTTATAGTTTTTGATGGCGATTATTTATTTGAAGCCGTTGCTGGAAACGTAGATTATTACTCGTATTGGGAGGATATGCCAGAGGCTATTGTAGTGGGCATCAATCAACTCGAAAAACGATTTGACGATTGTTTATATTCCGAGCAAAACTCGTTACCCATTGAAACCGGTGCCTCGTTTTACGAGTTTATTGGCATGGAACTTATTCCGTATATAGAAAAAACATACCGAACCGAAAACTTTAGAGTGGCTGTTGGGCACGGTGAAACGGCAAATTTTATCAATTATTTTCTTTTAAAACAGCAACCGTTGTTTCAAGGCTATATGGTTATCAGCCCAGAACTGGCACCAAATATGTTAGATTATATTCCGGAGCAATTGGGCAAATTAGAGTCCAAAATATTCTATTATTTGGCTAATACCACAAACGACTCGAGGTCGATAAAAAAAATGACCGCCGCTTTAAATGCCGATATTTCGGCCTTAGATACCAAAAACATTTTTTATAATTTCGATAGTTTTGAAAGTGGATCGCATTACTCTGTTCCGGCACATGCCATACCAAAGGCCTTAGAGAGCATCTTTTATGTGTTTCAGCCCATTAGCAAAAAAGAATATAAAGAAGTGATTTTGGAATTAGACGGCTCACCGGTAGAATATCTTCAAGAAAAATATAAAATGATTAAGGAGTTATTCGGCATTGAAAAACAGATTCTTATAAACGACTTTAAAGCCATTTCTGCAGCTATTGAAAAACATGAGGATTTCGAATATTATGAAGCCTTAGGAAAAATGGCCCGTAAAGAATACCCCGATACGTTATTAGGGAACTATTATTTGGCACGTTTTTACGAAGAAACAGGCGAGCCAAAAAAAGCAATGCGCACCTATCAATCGGCTTATATGCTAGATGAAATTGCAGGTGTCACCAAAGATTTAATGATTGAAAAAGCAGATTTAATTAAAGAAGATTTCGGCTATTAAAAAATGACATATTAAATAGTTATTAAGTTATTGGGTAAATAGTCGGCGCCTTTAATAACCCAATAACTTGTAAACCCTATAACTTAAATAATGGCTAAAGTTAAAACTACTTTTTTCTGCCAAAGTTGCGGCAATCAATTTGCAAAATGGCAAGGACAATGTACAGCTTGTAAAGCTTGGAACACTATTGTTGAAGAAGTCATTCAAAAACCAGAAAAAAGCGATTGGAAATCGCCAACCTCAACGGTAAAACGAACTGCTGTTCCTTTACGCATTAACGAAATCGACACCTCTAAAGAAGCGCGACTGGATACGTTTGATGCCGAATTTAACCGTGTTCTTGGGGGCGGCATGGTTCCCGGCTCTTTAACGCTTTTAGGCGGCGAACCAGGAATTGGAAAAAGCACATTACTGCTTCAAATCTCATTAAAATTACCTTATAAAACCCTGTACGTTTCAGGTGAAGAAAGCCAGAAACAAATAAAAATGCGCGCCGAACGCATCAATCCAAACAACAATAATTGCTATATTTTAACCGAAACAAAAACTCAAAACATATTCAAACAAATCGAGGCTCTAGAGCCCGATATTGTTATTATCGATTCCATACAAACCTTACATAGCGATTATATCGAATCTTCATCGGGAAGCATTTCGCAAATAAAAGAATGCACCACCGAACTGATAAAGTTTGCAAAAGAAACAGCGACACCTGTTTTGTTAATCGGACACATTACCAAAGACGGCAACATTGCCGGCCCAAAAATATTGGAGCACATGGTTGATACCGTTTTACAATTTGAAGGCGACCGCAATCACGTGTTTAGAATTTTACGCGCCAATAAAAACCGTTTTGGTTCAACAAACGAATTGGGTATATACGAAATGCAAGGTTCTGGCTTGCGCGAAGTGTCCAACCCATCGGAAATTTTAATTTCTAAAAAAGACGAAGAACTTTCCGGAAATGCCATTGCCGCAACTTTAGAAGGCATGCGCCCGCTAATGATTGAAGTGCAAGCCCTGGTAAGTACAGCGGTTTACGGCACGCCACAACGGAGTGCCACGGGTTTTAATGCCAAACGATTAAACATGTTGTTGGCCGTTTTAGAAAAACGTGCGGGTTTCAGACTTGGTGCAAAAGATGTATTTTTAAATATTACAGGCGGCATTACCGTTGATGACCCTGCGATAGATTTAGCGGTTGTCGCTGCTATTTTATCATCAAATGAAGATGAAGCTTTACAAAACAATTTCTGTTTTGCTGCCGAGGTTGGTTTATCAGGAGAAATACGTCCCGTACAACGTGTGGAACAGCGTATTTTAGAAGCCGAAAAACTTGGATTTTCAACCATATTTGTATCAAAATACAATAAAATTTCACTTAAAAACACCCAAATCAAAATTCAATTGATTTCTAAAATTGAAGATGTAGTCGATATTTTATTATAGCAAAAAAGCTGTTTTCTTAAAAATCACATATATCTTAAAACTACCTTTTATTTGATAATTTAGAATTTTATCACTTTTATCGATACTCCTCCTCACTGTAGTTCAAATACGTTTTATTTTAAGCGATATCCAAGGAAAAAATGAAGTTGAATGCATTTCATCGATTTCATTAAACAGAAATTTTAAGAGTTTTAACGAAAAAAAAACATAACCATTTGATTATAAATTAATTTTGATTTGCCCAAATCTATTATTTATGAAAACAAAATTACTTTTAAGCTTACTATTGGTATGGATTTGTTTAACCCTAGGGTATGGACAAACAAATGCACCGAGCATTCAATCTGGAGTTACATTTCAATGGAGCGATGTTCAAACTGCCGCTAATCATTCGGCTACAATTCAAAGTGTTACTGTAAATGGTATTGTTTATTTAAATTTTGGATTGCCAACGGGTTACGAGTTAACTCAGCTTGGTCCAGATGGCCACAACAGAAATCGTATTCTTAACAACGGTACAAGTGTCGAGACCACCAGTAGTAGTGCCACTTGGGGAAGTTCGGCACTAACAGCTTTTCAGGATTTAAATCTTAATCATTATTTCAATTCCAACAGAAACGGGGCTAATATATGTGATAACTATACAAGCGAATCTACAACCACAGCGCAAAGGCAAACCCTTACTTACGGAACGGGTATTCTAGCAACTTCAAGTGGTGTAATTGCGGTTACAGAGCGCAATGCAAATAACTGTCTACACTTAGAGCTGTTCGGTATACCTGCTGGAGGCGGTCCGGTACAATCGTTGGGAGAAACCTTTATAAACGAAACTTCAACGCAATTTGGTTTTGGTGGTACGGGAACGGGCGGACCAAATGGATTGGGAACCCCGGGAGCCTTAAATCCTCCAAACACAAACTCAGATTACTGGTTGAGTGATCGTGTTGTTGAAAACAAAGGCACACTAGGTATCGCATTGTTTTATTTAGATGATATTGCGCCAAACGGATCGCTCATAACCAAAGCACAATTAACAGCGTCTACAAGAGATCATGCTGATGGAAAATTATTCATTTTCACCCTTGATGACCAAGATGAAGATGGATATAGCGATGTAGATGATTTAGATGATGATAACGACGGCATTAAAGATACTGACGAGTCTGGAGGGATTGATCCTTCCGCAGATGCCGATACTGATGGTATTCCAAATTATAAAGATGCCGATTTTTGCACTTTAAATGCCCACGGTGTATGTGCAAATTTAGATGCCGATTCTGACGGCATTCCAAATCACTTAGACTTAGATAGCGATAACGACGGCATTACAGATGTGAAGGAATCCGGAGGCATCGATTTAAATAACGACGGAATGGCTGATGGCTCTATTGGGATAACACCAACAACAAACGGTATTCCTAGTTCAGCCGGCACCGGAACTACACCTATTAATACTGATGGCGATGTTAATGGTTCAGGTAATCGTTATTTAATTTATGATTTTTTAGATATTGATTCAGACAATGATGGCATTCCAGATAATATAGAAGCACAACCCACCGTTGGCTATGTGGCACCAAGTGGCACTTATTCTAGCTCGGGAATTGATGTTAGTTATGGTTTAGGCATTATGGTTGAAGATACCGATGGCGACGGCATCCCAGATTATATAGATTCAGACTCTGATAATGATGGAATAGCAGATCTGTCAGAAAACGGTTTGCCAGTTCCATCGACCGATCAAGATAAAGATGCCGATGGTTTAATAAATCCCTTTGAAACCACAAACATTGATGACCCTGTTTGGGATGTAAATGAAGACATAGAAGACCCAACCGATTTATCCATATTACCAGATGCGGATGGTGATTTGAATTCTGGTGGCGATTTAGATTATCGGGATATGTTCAGTACCAATCCACCTAGTATAGCGTCCATAGACTTTGATGGCATTGATGATTATTTATCAAGAGCATCCTTTATAAATGGTTTAGCTACGGTTACAATAATGGCTTGGGTAAAATCAGATACTGGCAATGCAACCAACATGGTAATTGCAGGCGAAGACTCAGGCTGTAAACTTTGGCTCGAAAAGGGTAACATCCCTAAATTTACGGTAAAAACGGCTGGCAATTCAGAAGCTTCAGTAAGTTGTACCGCTATTAATTTTAATGAATGGCATCATATTACAGGAATTTATAATAGTACATCCGGCGCCATTACCATTTATGTGGATGGCACATTATTAAGCTCTGGCAATGTAGGAAGTACGGGGGCAGTTATTGAAAATACAGTCAATTCCAATGGAAATTTTGAAGTTGGTCGACGCTCAAGCAACCTAAGCAATAAGCTATACTTTAAAGGTGATATTGACGAAGTACGAGTGTTCAACACGTCATTAACAAGCGAGCAAGTACAAAAAATGGTGTATCAAGAAATTGAAGAAAACACAGTAACCAATAATGTAAAAGGTGTCATTGCTAAAAAGGATATTGAAGACACCTCTACTGGAGCAAAAGTACCATGGGCAAACTTAATAGCCTATTACCCAATGACGGATATTAAAATGGGTACAACCTCGGATTATTCCAGCAATAATGAAAAACTTTATTTAAATTATATCAATACCGTTCAAGACCAAACCGCGCCCATGCCTTATCAAACAGCATCTAATGGTGCATGGACCTCGCAATCTACATGGTTGCATGGCGATGTATGGGATATAGAAAATATAGCAAACAATAAAGATTGGAGTATTGTAAAAATTGGTAGCGATGTATCAGCTTGTCATCCAATAAAAACGGTTGGACTAGTTGTTGATTCGGGACATTCATTAAATGTTCAAAGTGATAATTTAGTAGAAAACTCTTGGTATTTAGAGTTAAACGGAACCCTTAATTTAGAAGACGATTCGCAATTAATTCAAACCGAACACAGCGATTTAGTAACCTCGGCCGTAGGCAAAATTTTAAGAAGACAAGAAGGCACCTCTAGTATGTACAGGTACAATTATTGGGCATCACCCGTTGGAGCAATAGGCCTAACAGCTTTAAGCAATAATAACGCAACCACAAACAACCCAAATAACACCGCTTACACTCTTAACTCACTAAAAGATGAAATGGGAATTAACTTCTCTTTTACTTCGAGTCACCACGAAATGGGTAAAATAAGCACCTATTGGTTATACACTTATATTAACGGGTTAACCTATTGGGATTGGGCGGTATTAGACACTAATACACCCATTGAGCCAGGGGTTGGCTATACCCAAAAAGGCACTGGAAATGCAGGCTTAGAACAACAATATACTTTTGAAGGGAAACCAAACAACGGCACCATTTTAATAAACGTAACCGATAAAGGAGGCCCAGGCTCGGAACCATCGGTTTCAAAAACCGAGTATCTTTTAGGAAACCCGTATCCATCAGCATTAGACATTCATAAATTTATAGATGATAATGCAGGTGTTATTGATGGCACCTTGCAGCTATGGCAACAATGGGCAGGAGATTCACATCAGCTCAGGGACTATGAAGGTGGTTATGCCCAAGTAAATAAAACAGGATCCATACGGGCCTACCAATTTGTGGGTATTGAAGGCGCAAACAATGGCTCTCAAGACGGCACCATAACGCCATCAAGATATTTGCCCGTTGGTCAAGGATTTATAACCGAAATTGTAGGCAACGGCCATGTGGAATTTAACAATTCGCAACGTGTTTTTATAAAAGAAGCAGATGCCGATGGTACTTATAACAACGGATCTTCATTTTTCAGAAATGGAAATGACAAAACAAAAAACAAAAACGTTTCAGCAAAAAATAATGAGCAAAATGAATTTAAAAAAATGCGATTGGAGCTAAACGCGGTATCGGGTCCTGCAACAAGGCGAGAGTTGCTGTTAGGGTTTAGCAACGAAACCACAGATGGATTCGATTATGGCTATGAAGCTGAATGTACTGATTCTAATAACAACGATTTAAATCTGAATTTTGAAGGTAAAAACATGAACATACAAGCGTATAGCGATATTACCAATGAGAAGGTAGTGGCTTTAAACTTTAAATCATCAGACACCAATACTTTTGAAATTAAAATGACGGAAACCGAAAACATCGATGAAACCCAAGAAATTTATCTAAGAGACAATTTAACTGGCACTTACTTCGATTTAACAGAAAATCAACCATACAGCTTTACATCAGAGCAAGGAAAGTTTAATAAGAGATTTGAAATCGTTTTTCAATCCGAACAAAAAAGCTTAAGCATTGAAGAAAGCAAGCATCATGAAAACTTTGTGTACTTTCAAAACAAAACAAACACTTTGTTTGCTAAAAAATTAAGTGCTGCGGTAAACAATTTAGCGGTAATTAGCATGAAAGGGCAAACGGTTTTCGAGCTTCAAAATGTTACTCAAACAACGTTAAACAATGGGCTAAAACTAGTCAATATGGCCACTGGAACTTATATAGTGTG
Protein-coding regions in this window:
- a CDS encoding alpha/beta hydrolase, translating into MKQPIIFLLAFFCITNTFDAQVKYETFESSKLGETRELKIQLPRGYNSNEDKNYPLFIVFDGDYLFEAVAGNVDYYSYWEDMPEAIVVGINQLEKRFDDCLYSEQNSLPIETGASFYEFIGMELIPYIEKTYRTENFRVAVGHGETANFINYFLLKQQPLFQGYMVISPELAPNMLDYIPEQLGKLESKIFYYLANTTNDSRSIKKMTAALNADISALDTKNIFYNFDSFESGSHYSVPAHAIPKALESIFYVFQPISKKEYKEVILELDGSPVEYLQEKYKMIKELFGIEKQILINDFKAISAAIEKHEDFEYYEALGKMARKEYPDTLLGNYYLARFYEETGEPKKAMRTYQSAYMLDEIAGVTKDLMIEKADLIKEDFGY
- a CDS encoding lysylphosphatidylglycerol synthase transmembrane domain-containing protein, whose product is MNQKTKNILKTALPLLLGVFLVWFALSKVSVEELLVYAKNADYTYIILGMFLGLLSHLSRAYRWRFQLEPMGYNIKLGNSIMAVFVTYLINYTIPRAGEVARASLLTNYESVPFEKGFGTIVAERIADMIVMLGIITLTLFLEFDFIYNFLIEKFDPIKIVIALVGLIVLMLVFFRYIKRSHSKLALKIKAFVNGLIEGALSIFKMEKKWAFIFHTLFIWGMYVLMFYVTSFALEETSNIPLAAILIGFIAASFSIAATNGGIGSYPLAIYAAFSIFGIAEEPSIAFGWIMWASQTLMIIVFGGLSLLYLPIYNRRKSLNDK
- the radA gene encoding DNA repair protein RadA; the encoded protein is MAKVKTTFFCQSCGNQFAKWQGQCTACKAWNTIVEEVIQKPEKSDWKSPTSTVKRTAVPLRINEIDTSKEARLDTFDAEFNRVLGGGMVPGSLTLLGGEPGIGKSTLLLQISLKLPYKTLYVSGEESQKQIKMRAERINPNNNNCYILTETKTQNIFKQIEALEPDIVIIDSIQTLHSDYIESSSGSISQIKECTTELIKFAKETATPVLLIGHITKDGNIAGPKILEHMVDTVLQFEGDRNHVFRILRANKNRFGSTNELGIYEMQGSGLREVSNPSEILISKKDEELSGNAIAATLEGMRPLMIEVQALVSTAVYGTPQRSATGFNAKRLNMLLAVLEKRAGFRLGAKDVFLNITGGITVDDPAIDLAVVAAILSSNEDEALQNNFCFAAEVGLSGEIRPVQRVEQRILEAEKLGFSTIFVSKYNKISLKNTQIKIQLISKIEDVVDILL
- a CDS encoding LamG-like jellyroll fold domain-containing protein, yielding MKTKLLLSLLLVWICLTLGYGQTNAPSIQSGVTFQWSDVQTAANHSATIQSVTVNGIVYLNFGLPTGYELTQLGPDGHNRNRILNNGTSVETTSSSATWGSSALTAFQDLNLNHYFNSNRNGANICDNYTSESTTTAQRQTLTYGTGILATSSGVIAVTERNANNCLHLELFGIPAGGGPVQSLGETFINETSTQFGFGGTGTGGPNGLGTPGALNPPNTNSDYWLSDRVVENKGTLGIALFYLDDIAPNGSLITKAQLTASTRDHADGKLFIFTLDDQDEDGYSDVDDLDDDNDGIKDTDESGGIDPSADADTDGIPNYKDADFCTLNAHGVCANLDADSDGIPNHLDLDSDNDGITDVKESGGIDLNNDGMADGSIGITPTTNGIPSSAGTGTTPINTDGDVNGSGNRYLIYDFLDIDSDNDGIPDNIEAQPTVGYVAPSGTYSSSGIDVSYGLGIMVEDTDGDGIPDYIDSDSDNDGIADLSENGLPVPSTDQDKDADGLINPFETTNIDDPVWDVNEDIEDPTDLSILPDADGDLNSGGDLDYRDMFSTNPPSIASIDFDGIDDYLSRASFINGLATVTIMAWVKSDTGNATNMVIAGEDSGCKLWLEKGNIPKFTVKTAGNSEASVSCTAINFNEWHHITGIYNSTSGAITIYVDGTLLSSGNVGSTGAVIENTVNSNGNFEVGRRSSNLSNKLYFKGDIDEVRVFNTSLTSEQVQKMVYQEIEENTVTNNVKGVIAKKDIEDTSTGAKVPWANLIAYYPMTDIKMGTTSDYSSNNEKLYLNYINTVQDQTAPMPYQTASNGAWTSQSTWLHGDVWDIENIANNKDWSIVKIGSDVSACHPIKTVGLVVDSGHSLNVQSDNLVENSWYLELNGTLNLEDDSQLIQTEHSDLVTSAVGKILRRQEGTSSMYRYNYWASPVGAIGLTALSNNNATTNNPNNTAYTLNSLKDEMGINFSFTSSHHEMGKISTYWLYTYINGLTYWDWAVLDTNTPIEPGVGYTQKGTGNAGLEQQYTFEGKPNNGTILINVTDKGGPGSEPSVSKTEYLLGNPYPSALDIHKFIDDNAGVIDGTLQLWQQWAGDSHQLRDYEGGYAQVNKTGSIRAYQFVGIEGANNGSQDGTITPSRYLPVGQGFITEIVGNGHVEFNNSQRVFIKEADADGTYNNGSSFFRNGNDKTKNKNVSAKNNEQNEFKKMRLELNAVSGPATRRELLLGFSNETTDGFDYGYEAECTDSNNNDLNLNFEGKNMNIQAYSDITNEKVVALNFKSSDTNTFEIKMTETENIDETQEIYLRDNLTGTYFDLTENQPYSFTSEQGKFNKRFEIVFQSEQKSLSIEESKHHENFVYFQNKTNTLFAKKLSAAVNNLAVISMKGQTVFELQNVTQTTLNNGLKLVNMATGTYIVCLRTEDHQVITKKIIIH
- the panD gene encoding aspartate 1-decarboxylase produces the protein MQIQVVKSKIHRVKCTGAELNYIGSITIDEDLMEAANIIQGEKVQIVNNDNGERLETYCIPGPRNSGEITLNGAAARKVSVGDTLILITYAFMDIEEAKVFKPSLVFPDEATNLLK